One genomic window of Anoplolepis gracilipes chromosome 5, ASM4749672v1, whole genome shotgun sequence includes the following:
- the LOC140666091 gene encoding uncharacterized protein, which produces MSVIYRNSMNVIGKFVPEKLQPLWKHPAGPQTIFFWAPAFKWGLVIAGLGDLRRPAEKISVSQSGALGITGLIWTRYSLVIIPKNWGLFSVNLFVAFTAIYQITRALRYQHQQAPLEAAKATSSDVAH; this is translated from the exons ATGTCGGTAATCTACAGGAATTCGATGAACGTCATCGGCAAGTTCGTGCCCGAAAAGCTGCAGCCTCTGTGGAAACATCCAGCTG GTCCACAGACCATTTTCTTCTGGGCACCAGCTTTTAAATGG GGGCTTGTCATTGCTGGCCTCGGTGACCTGCGAAGGCCTGCGGAGAAGATTTCCGTTAGTCAGTCTGGTGCCTTGGGTATCACGGGGTTGATTTGGACCAGATATTCGCTAGTTATCATCCCAAAAAATTGGGGCCTCTTTAGCGTGAACCTCTTCGTCGCGTTTACGGCTATATATCAAATAACGAGAGCTTTAAg GTATCAACACCAACAAGCACCTCTGGAGGCTGCGAAGGCAACTTCATCAGACGTAGCTCACTGA
- the LOC140665807 gene encoding uncharacterized protein isoform X1: protein MEKPHQEILHQLRKNIIDDLDVDNIIDSLVNNYILQIEDVKRIFTGATAEERVAKLLDILPRCGPYAFDVFHQSLKHHYIWLSEQIDKLLCNYTIENNGEIDYYAGPFNVPPLPPLTVTREEKITQLRKTLEQLKSKEYVVLHGMKGFGKSSLTANALKDAILVKKLFTNQIYWIKFTCDGSVDEEILIQLNVLYHNIKNLEIQPNESFTPLQKEPLIRYFKSYFGQQDNCNALLILDDVSNKKIINAFDFECKTLVLTADINVLQGKKFKKIEMNDGFTETETLGLFAKVLEMDVDKLPIEAKRIHEECKGMPLLIAMFAAQFKEFKYDMRIHSDRWRYYLQSLRKKDAKNKVIREFFKKQETIFDMCIGQLKPNLKEYYKSLAIFKEDVNITSKTLAILWEEDIHHVDDLMLDLCHKSLVAKKWNKDLKCYIYGVHDLLLCHLRTKLTQNELTQLHKSVIEKYREHCNNDFSKLPDDNYIYSYIGHHLEQAKLFEEFPKLYLDFSFIQAKIMHSGLTDLLLDFKKYKRYITYHYNNEAEVFDIERFLQEQANIIVEHRRKKCLDIIQIAMNYPYQGYVTETAKQLAMKKGNYLYLSHDKTLEHVNVSLIHEMSTDICTSSFTDHSNLILIGNASGKIILWNSESMQQQIFNGHNEEYPITKLVVSKDGDCFLSLSSAGIVKLFLLRLSDEEFEPNDQNCMPVESPRQKQSSWSDIFINNNRLDDSVAEFSIPGERILDVAFGYNDQYVAACTDKSKIQMWNRMGELILAVEKEFAEVVTKIAFTNQSSLLHVIDESEMAFTVYFNDDDTYRYLACYNLKKATTSRKVIFFHQVPNRNWLMIVTEKEAICVKWCWDGDITHSFSKQKKVFIENSCVTYVCATITYDGEYMIMADSAGFINVWQTSVGYPIVAIYKSRVTSLDTYCLEEEGCHIICGNGNKLFYKWKFPTRELNKRPKKCLFDAIVKPYDETDITVKECQLKKIIISYGEDTIELESKGKIVNLQLSPGGNEIIYITDTGTITLYDITTRTSNFSLDMKEHNIFLKIINICNFNVIICGWSSNNTMMIQNSEGIFTLTNKLEGCIIDVYKLDDNHVAIITQNDIQIWFWTILTETSELIPKLIRQLPLKDSKVLFSCFRNLSNKTYLAILNESCQLILHCLYSDRTVLESPCKKIQFYFIYTFSCKTTCCDISQNEQYIAVGTEKGEIFIIDIENRTVITQLSFHKDPITQLFWAPIADVPILLSVANNELVWWNIALTKNNTRKSRMGIRHSISTPSLSLNSAFQNLKMRPSRSIDTNVSNLQNNNASEDAISIERNNDGSDITVNTVRTVSEYWINKKGRDPEMPELLAVVELPPNPYTKLHVSTDFTKFITIDMYGSISTFKLIDFAGIQIVN, encoded by the exons ATGGAAAAGCCTCATCAAGAAATCCTCCATCAGTtgaggaaaaatataattgatgatCTAGAcgttgataatattatagacTCTTTAgtaaataactatattttacaaatagaggatgttaaaagaatttttactgGAGCTACTGCAGAAGAGAGAGtagcaaaattattagatatactTCCAAG atgtgGTCCATATGCTTTTGATGTTTTCCATCAATCTTTAAAACATCACTACATCTGGCTTAGCGAGCAAATAGAtaaattgttatgtaattatacaatagAAAACAATGGTGAGATAGATTATTATGCTGGACCTTTTAACGTGCCACCTCTTCCTCCATTGACAGTTACCAGAGAAGAGAAG aTTACACAGTTGAGGAAGACTTTAGAACAATTAAAGTCCAAAGAATATGTTGTGTTACATGGCATGAAAGGATTTGGAAAATCAAGTCTTACTGCCAATGCTCTCAAGGACGCGATATTAGTGAAAAAGTTATTTACT aatcaaaTTTACTGGATTAAATTTACATGTGATGGTTCTGTTGATGAGGAAATATTAATTCAGCTGAATGTACtctatcataatattaaaaacttggAAATCCAACCGAATGAATCGTTCACTCCGCTACAGAAAGAGCctttaattcgatattttaaatcttattttggCCAGCAAGATAATTGCAATGCTTTACTGATTTTAGATGATGTGTCTAACAAAAAGATAATCAATGCTTTTGATTTTGAATGTAAAACTCTAGTTCTCACTGCCGATATCAATGTTCtacaaggaaaaaaatttaagaaaatagag ATGAATGATGGATTTACAGAAACAGAAACATTAGGTTTATTTGCTAAAGTGTTGGAAATGGACGTGGATAAACTGCCAATAGAAGCAAAAAGAATTCATGAAGAATGTAAGGGTATGCCTTTACTCATTGCTATGTTTGCTGCACAATTTAAGGAATTTAAATACGATATGAGAATACACTCCGATAGATGGAGATATTATCTACAATCCTTGAGAAAAAAGGATGCAAAAAACAA AGtaataagagaattttttaagaaacaagAAACTATTTTTGATATGTGTATTGGACAATTAAAACCAAATTTAAAAGAGTATTATAAGAGTCTAGCTATTTTTAAGGAAGATGTTAACATAACTTCAAAg actttAGCAATTCTCTGGGAAGAAGATATACATCACGTTGACGATTTGATGCTTGATTTGTGCCATAAATCACTTGTAGCTAAAAAATGGAATAAAGATTtgaaatgttacatttatggCGTACATGATTTACTGCTGTGTCATTTAAGGACGAAACTAACACAAAATGAATTGACACAGTTGCATAAATctgttattgaaaaatatcgtgAACATTGCAATAACGATTTTTCCAAATTGCCAgatgacaattatatttattcctaTATTGGTCATCATTTGGAGcaagcaaaattatttgagGAATTTCCGAAACTTTATTTGGACTTTAGTTTTATTCAAGCTAAAATAATGCATTCGGGTTTAACAGATCTATTGctggattttaaaaaatacaaaaggtATATTACATACCATTATAACAACGAAGCTGAAGTCTTTGACATCGAAAGGTTTCTTCAAGAGCAAGCAAACATTATAGTGGAACACAGACGAAAGAAATGCTTggatataattcaaatcgCGATGAATTATCCGTATCAAGGCTACGTCACGGAAACTGCCAAACAATTAGCTatgaaaaaaggaaattatctatatttatctcATGACAAGACTCTCGAGCACGTGAATGTATCGTTAATTCACGAAATGTCAACGGATATCTGCACGTCATCTTTCACAGACCATTctaatttgattttgattgGGAACGCATcgggtaaaataattttgtggaATTCCGAAAGTATGCAGCAACAAATTTTTAACGGTCATAACGAAGAATATCCAATTACAAAACTTGTTGTATCTAAGGATGGTGACTGCTTCTTATCACTGAGTAGTGCTGGTATAGTAAAGCTATTTCTCCTTCGGTTGAGCGATGAGGAATTTGAACCCAATGATCAAAATTGTATGCCTGTGGAAAGCCCGCGACAAAAACAAAGTTCCTGGTCtgacatatttataaacaataatcgtTTAGATGACAGTGTAGCTGAATTCTCGATCCCAGGTGAAAGAATATTAGACGTGGCATTTGGATACAACGATCAATATGTTGCCGCATGCACTGACAAATCAAAAATTCAg atgTGGAATCGAATGGGAGAACTTATACTTGCTGTAGAAAAGGAGTTTGC GGAAGTCGTGACGAAAATAGCGTTTACGAATCAATCTTCATTACTTCATGTAATAGACGAATCAGAGATGGCTTTTACTGTATACTTTAACGATGATGACACTTATCGATATCTTGCCTGTTACAATCTTAAGAAAGCTACAACTAGCAGAAAGGTCATCTTCTTTCATCAAGTACCCAACAGAAATTGGTTAATGATCGTTACCGAAAAGGAAGCTATATGTGTAAAATGGTGCTGGGATGGAGACATCACGCACAGTTTcagtaaacaaaaaaaggtGTTTATTGAAAACAGTTGTGTAACTTATGTTTGCGCAACTATAACTTATGACGGTGAATATATGATTATGGCTGACTCTGCGggttttataaatgtatggcAGACCTCGGTTGGATATCCAATCGTCGCTATCTACAAAAGTCGCGTCACATCTTTAGATACTTATTGCTTGGAAGAAGAAGGCTGTCATATT ATATGCGGAAacggaaataaattattttacaagtgGAAATTTCCAACACGAGAGTTGAATAAAAGACCAAA gaaatgtttatttgatgCAATAGTTAAACCTTATGACGAAACAGACATTACAGTCAAAGAGTGCCAgctgaagaaaataataatctcatATGGGGAAGACACGATAGAACTTGAATCAAAAggaaaaatagtaaatttacAACTTTCTCCTGGTGGaaacgaaattatatatattacggaCACAGGTACTATTACGTTATATGACATAACAACCAGGACGTCCAATTTTAGTTTGGATATGAAAGAACACAATATATTTctgaagattataaatatctgtaactttaatgtaataatatgtggATGGAGCAGTAATAATACAATG ATGATCCAAAATTCTGAAGGGATATTCACTCTAACAAATAAACTTGAAGGATGCATAATCGATGTTTACAAATTAGACGACAATCATGTGGCAATAATAACACAGAACGACATACAAATTTGGTTTTGGACTATTCTAACTGAGACTTCTGAATTAATACCTAAATTAATAAGACAACTTCCGTTAAAAGATTCAAAAGTTTTGTTTAGTTGTTTTCGAAACTTATCTAACAAAACTTATTTagcaattttaaatgaatcaTGTCAGTTAATTTTACACTGTTTGTACAGTGATAGGACAGTATTAGAATCACCTTGTAAGAAaatacagttttattttatttatacgttttCATGTAAAACAACTTGCTGTGATATTTCACAAAATGAACAATATATCGCTGTTGGAACTGAAAAAGGAGAAATTTTT aTTATCGATATAGAAAACCGAACAGTGATCACTCAACTATCTTTCCATAAAGATCCTATCACGCAATTGTTTTGGGCACCGATTGCCGATGTTCCGATTTTACTCTCAGTGGCAAATAATGAACTAGTTTGGTGGAACATCGCTTTAACAAAGAATAATACAAGGAAAAGTCGAATGGGCATTAGGCACAGTATAAGTACTCCGTCACTCAGTCTAAATTCAGCATTTCAGAATCTAAAAATGCGTCCTAGCCGAAGCATAGATACCAATGTATCTAATTTACAAAACAATAATGCATCAGAAGATGCAATTtcaattgaaagaaataacgATGGATCAGATATTACTGTCAATACTGTTCGTACTGTGAGCGAGTATTGGATAAACAAAAAAGGCAGAGATCCTGAAATGCCAGAATTATTAGCAGTTGTCGAATTGCCACCAAATCCATATACAAAGCTACACGTTTCTACAGATTTTaccaaatttattacaattgacATGTACGGATCTATTAGTACCTTTAAACTCATTGATTTCGCAGGTATACAGATTGTAAATTAA
- the LOC140665807 gene encoding uncharacterized protein isoform X2, producing MKGFGKSSLTANALKDAILVKKLFTNQIYWIKFTCDGSVDEEILIQLNVLYHNIKNLEIQPNESFTPLQKEPLIRYFKSYFGQQDNCNALLILDDVSNKKIINAFDFECKTLVLTADINVLQGKKFKKIEMNDGFTETETLGLFAKVLEMDVDKLPIEAKRIHEECKGMPLLIAMFAAQFKEFKYDMRIHSDRWRYYLQSLRKKDAKNKVIREFFKKQETIFDMCIGQLKPNLKEYYKSLAIFKEDVNITSKTLAILWEEDIHHVDDLMLDLCHKSLVAKKWNKDLKCYIYGVHDLLLCHLRTKLTQNELTQLHKSVIEKYREHCNNDFSKLPDDNYIYSYIGHHLEQAKLFEEFPKLYLDFSFIQAKIMHSGLTDLLLDFKKYKRYITYHYNNEAEVFDIERFLQEQANIIVEHRRKKCLDIIQIAMNYPYQGYVTETAKQLAMKKGNYLYLSHDKTLEHVNVSLIHEMSTDICTSSFTDHSNLILIGNASGKIILWNSESMQQQIFNGHNEEYPITKLVVSKDGDCFLSLSSAGIVKLFLLRLSDEEFEPNDQNCMPVESPRQKQSSWSDIFINNNRLDDSVAEFSIPGERILDVAFGYNDQYVAACTDKSKIQMWNRMGELILAVEKEFAEVVTKIAFTNQSSLLHVIDESEMAFTVYFNDDDTYRYLACYNLKKATTSRKVIFFHQVPNRNWLMIVTEKEAICVKWCWDGDITHSFSKQKKVFIENSCVTYVCATITYDGEYMIMADSAGFINVWQTSVGYPIVAIYKSRVTSLDTYCLEEEGCHIICGNGNKLFYKWKFPTRELNKRPKKCLFDAIVKPYDETDITVKECQLKKIIISYGEDTIELESKGKIVNLQLSPGGNEIIYITDTGTITLYDITTRTSNFSLDMKEHNIFLKIINICNFNVIICGWSSNNTMMIQNSEGIFTLTNKLEGCIIDVYKLDDNHVAIITQNDIQIWFWTILTETSELIPKLIRQLPLKDSKVLFSCFRNLSNKTYLAILNESCQLILHCLYSDRTVLESPCKKIQFYFIYTFSCKTTCCDISQNEQYIAVGTEKGEIFIIDIENRTVITQLSFHKDPITQLFWAPIADVPILLSVANNELVWWNIALTKNNTRKSRMGIRHSISTPSLSLNSAFQNLKMRPSRSIDTNVSNLQNNNASEDAISIERNNDGSDITVNTVRTVSEYWINKKGRDPEMPELLAVVELPPNPYTKLHVSTDFTKFITIDMYGSISTFKLIDFAGIQIVN from the exons ATGAAAGGATTTGGAAAATCAAGTCTTACTGCCAATGCTCTCAAGGACGCGATATTAGTGAAAAAGTTATTTACT aatcaaaTTTACTGGATTAAATTTACATGTGATGGTTCTGTTGATGAGGAAATATTAATTCAGCTGAATGTACtctatcataatattaaaaacttggAAATCCAACCGAATGAATCGTTCACTCCGCTACAGAAAGAGCctttaattcgatattttaaatcttattttggCCAGCAAGATAATTGCAATGCTTTACTGATTTTAGATGATGTGTCTAACAAAAAGATAATCAATGCTTTTGATTTTGAATGTAAAACTCTAGTTCTCACTGCCGATATCAATGTTCtacaaggaaaaaaatttaagaaaatagag ATGAATGATGGATTTACAGAAACAGAAACATTAGGTTTATTTGCTAAAGTGTTGGAAATGGACGTGGATAAACTGCCAATAGAAGCAAAAAGAATTCATGAAGAATGTAAGGGTATGCCTTTACTCATTGCTATGTTTGCTGCACAATTTAAGGAATTTAAATACGATATGAGAATACACTCCGATAGATGGAGATATTATCTACAATCCTTGAGAAAAAAGGATGCAAAAAACAA AGtaataagagaattttttaagaaacaagAAACTATTTTTGATATGTGTATTGGACAATTAAAACCAAATTTAAAAGAGTATTATAAGAGTCTAGCTATTTTTAAGGAAGATGTTAACATAACTTCAAAg actttAGCAATTCTCTGGGAAGAAGATATACATCACGTTGACGATTTGATGCTTGATTTGTGCCATAAATCACTTGTAGCTAAAAAATGGAATAAAGATTtgaaatgttacatttatggCGTACATGATTTACTGCTGTGTCATTTAAGGACGAAACTAACACAAAATGAATTGACACAGTTGCATAAATctgttattgaaaaatatcgtgAACATTGCAATAACGATTTTTCCAAATTGCCAgatgacaattatatttattcctaTATTGGTCATCATTTGGAGcaagcaaaattatttgagGAATTTCCGAAACTTTATTTGGACTTTAGTTTTATTCAAGCTAAAATAATGCATTCGGGTTTAACAGATCTATTGctggattttaaaaaatacaaaaggtATATTACATACCATTATAACAACGAAGCTGAAGTCTTTGACATCGAAAGGTTTCTTCAAGAGCAAGCAAACATTATAGTGGAACACAGACGAAAGAAATGCTTggatataattcaaatcgCGATGAATTATCCGTATCAAGGCTACGTCACGGAAACTGCCAAACAATTAGCTatgaaaaaaggaaattatctatatttatctcATGACAAGACTCTCGAGCACGTGAATGTATCGTTAATTCACGAAATGTCAACGGATATCTGCACGTCATCTTTCACAGACCATTctaatttgattttgattgGGAACGCATcgggtaaaataattttgtggaATTCCGAAAGTATGCAGCAACAAATTTTTAACGGTCATAACGAAGAATATCCAATTACAAAACTTGTTGTATCTAAGGATGGTGACTGCTTCTTATCACTGAGTAGTGCTGGTATAGTAAAGCTATTTCTCCTTCGGTTGAGCGATGAGGAATTTGAACCCAATGATCAAAATTGTATGCCTGTGGAAAGCCCGCGACAAAAACAAAGTTCCTGGTCtgacatatttataaacaataatcgtTTAGATGACAGTGTAGCTGAATTCTCGATCCCAGGTGAAAGAATATTAGACGTGGCATTTGGATACAACGATCAATATGTTGCCGCATGCACTGACAAATCAAAAATTCAg atgTGGAATCGAATGGGAGAACTTATACTTGCTGTAGAAAAGGAGTTTGC GGAAGTCGTGACGAAAATAGCGTTTACGAATCAATCTTCATTACTTCATGTAATAGACGAATCAGAGATGGCTTTTACTGTATACTTTAACGATGATGACACTTATCGATATCTTGCCTGTTACAATCTTAAGAAAGCTACAACTAGCAGAAAGGTCATCTTCTTTCATCAAGTACCCAACAGAAATTGGTTAATGATCGTTACCGAAAAGGAAGCTATATGTGTAAAATGGTGCTGGGATGGAGACATCACGCACAGTTTcagtaaacaaaaaaaggtGTTTATTGAAAACAGTTGTGTAACTTATGTTTGCGCAACTATAACTTATGACGGTGAATATATGATTATGGCTGACTCTGCGggttttataaatgtatggcAGACCTCGGTTGGATATCCAATCGTCGCTATCTACAAAAGTCGCGTCACATCTTTAGATACTTATTGCTTGGAAGAAGAAGGCTGTCATATT ATATGCGGAAacggaaataaattattttacaagtgGAAATTTCCAACACGAGAGTTGAATAAAAGACCAAA gaaatgtttatttgatgCAATAGTTAAACCTTATGACGAAACAGACATTACAGTCAAAGAGTGCCAgctgaagaaaataataatctcatATGGGGAAGACACGATAGAACTTGAATCAAAAggaaaaatagtaaatttacAACTTTCTCCTGGTGGaaacgaaattatatatattacggaCACAGGTACTATTACGTTATATGACATAACAACCAGGACGTCCAATTTTAGTTTGGATATGAAAGAACACAATATATTTctgaagattataaatatctgtaactttaatgtaataatatgtggATGGAGCAGTAATAATACAATG ATGATCCAAAATTCTGAAGGGATATTCACTCTAACAAATAAACTTGAAGGATGCATAATCGATGTTTACAAATTAGACGACAATCATGTGGCAATAATAACACAGAACGACATACAAATTTGGTTTTGGACTATTCTAACTGAGACTTCTGAATTAATACCTAAATTAATAAGACAACTTCCGTTAAAAGATTCAAAAGTTTTGTTTAGTTGTTTTCGAAACTTATCTAACAAAACTTATTTagcaattttaaatgaatcaTGTCAGTTAATTTTACACTGTTTGTACAGTGATAGGACAGTATTAGAATCACCTTGTAAGAAaatacagttttattttatttatacgttttCATGTAAAACAACTTGCTGTGATATTTCACAAAATGAACAATATATCGCTGTTGGAACTGAAAAAGGAGAAATTTTT aTTATCGATATAGAAAACCGAACAGTGATCACTCAACTATCTTTCCATAAAGATCCTATCACGCAATTGTTTTGGGCACCGATTGCCGATGTTCCGATTTTACTCTCAGTGGCAAATAATGAACTAGTTTGGTGGAACATCGCTTTAACAAAGAATAATACAAGGAAAAGTCGAATGGGCATTAGGCACAGTATAAGTACTCCGTCACTCAGTCTAAATTCAGCATTTCAGAATCTAAAAATGCGTCCTAGCCGAAGCATAGATACCAATGTATCTAATTTACAAAACAATAATGCATCAGAAGATGCAATTtcaattgaaagaaataacgATGGATCAGATATTACTGTCAATACTGTTCGTACTGTGAGCGAGTATTGGATAAACAAAAAAGGCAGAGATCCTGAAATGCCAGAATTATTAGCAGTTGTCGAATTGCCACCAAATCCATATACAAAGCTACACGTTTCTACAGATTTTaccaaatttattacaattgacATGTACGGATCTATTAGTACCTTTAAACTCATTGATTTCGCAGGTATACAGATTGTAAATTAA
- the LOC140666187 gene encoding low molecular weight phosphotyrosine protein phosphatase-like, with amino-acid sequence MTQKKKVLMVCLGNSCRSPMAEAVFQDQVQKMGLSDFWEVESAAILRYHVGNPPEPRAMSTLRKEGITNYSHVARQIVTNDFYKFDWIFGMDEYIIRSLYEMRPKDTRATIELLGKYDPAGIVVIKDPLFDDDSAGFEKAFEQALRSIRLFLTINM; translated from the exons ATGACGCAAAAGAAGAAGGTCCTTATGGTTTGTTTAG GAAATAGTTGCCGTTCCCCTATGGCAGAGGCAGTGTTTCAGGATCAAGTACAAAAAATGGGTCTGTCTGATTTTTGGGAGGTTGAAAGTGCCGCTATTCTAAGATATCACGTAGGTAATCCTCCAGAGCCTAGAGCGATGTCTACTCTTCGAAAAGAGGGAATTACGAATTACTCTCATGTCGCGAGACAA atcgtAACAAACGATTTCTATAAATTCGATTGGATATTCGGAATGGACGAGTATATCATTCGTAGCCTGTACGAAATGCGACCGAAAGATACTCGAGCGACGATTGAGCTACTTGGCAAATACGATCCGGCTGGAATAGTTGTCATAAAAGATCCcttattt GATGACGATAGTGCTGGATTTGAGAAAGCGTTTGAACAAGCTTTAAGGAGTATACGcttatttttgacaattaaCATG taa
- the LOC140666185 gene encoding low molecular weight phosphotyrosine protein phosphatase-like isoform X1, with protein sequence MSQKKRVLMICLGNICRSPIAEAVFENEMSKRGLKNQWEVESAAIIGYHTSKMPDHRALSTLKENGITNYSHRARQITQDDFNKFDWIFGMDNDNIQDLNGLKPKECRAKVELLGSYDPSGEIIIRDPYYDAGSAGFQKAYEQCLRSATAFLNKYAN encoded by the exons ATGTCGCAGAAAAAAAGAGTACTTATGATTTGTTtag GCAATATTTGTCGGTCACCAATAGCAGAGGCTGTATTTGAAAATGAGATGAGCAAGAGAGGTTTGAAGAATCAGTGGGAAGTAGAAAGCGCTGCTATTATAGGATATCATACAAGTAAAATGCCAGATCATAGAGCTTTGAGTACGCTAAAGGAAAATGGGATCACTAATTATTCTCACAGAGCACGCCAA attacgcaagatgattttaataaatttgattggATTTTTGGCATGGATAATGATAACATTCAAGATTTAAATGGTCTAAAGCCAAAGGAATGCCGGGCAAAAGTGGAGCTTCTAGGAAGTTACGACCCAAGCGGAGAAATCATAATACGAGATCCGTATTAT GATGCTGGTAGCGCAGGATTTCAAAAAGCTTATGAACAATGTTTGAGAAGTGCAACAGCATTTTTGAacaaatatgcaaattaa
- the LOC140666185 gene encoding low molecular weight phosphotyrosine protein phosphatase-like isoform X2, translating into MSKRGLKNQWEVESAAIIGYHTSKMPDHRALSTLKENGITNYSHRARQITQDDFNKFDWIFGMDNDNIQDLNGLKPKECRAKVELLGSYDPSGEIIIRDPYYDAGSAGFQKAYEQCLRSATAFLNKYAN; encoded by the exons ATGAGCAAGAGAGGTTTGAAGAATCAGTGGGAAGTAGAAAGCGCTGCTATTATAGGATATCATACAAGTAAAATGCCAGATCATAGAGCTTTGAGTACGCTAAAGGAAAATGGGATCACTAATTATTCTCACAGAGCACGCCAA attacgcaagatgattttaataaatttgattggATTTTTGGCATGGATAATGATAACATTCAAGATTTAAATGGTCTAAAGCCAAAGGAATGCCGGGCAAAAGTGGAGCTTCTAGGAAGTTACGACCCAAGCGGAGAAATCATAATACGAGATCCGTATTAT GATGCTGGTAGCGCAGGATTTCAAAAAGCTTATGAACAATGTTTGAGAAGTGCAACAGCATTTTTGAacaaatatgcaaattaa
- the Rps27 gene encoding small ribosomal subunit protein eS27: MPLARDFLHPSPIEEKRKHKLKRLVQKPNSYFMDVKCPGCYAIKTIFSHAQRPVECDGCRTILCTPTGGKARLTEGCSFRRKVQC; encoded by the coding sequence ATGCCATTGGCTAGAGATTTCTTGCATCCCAGTCCCATCGAGGAGAAGAGGAAACATAAACTGAAAAGGCTTGTGCAGAAGCCCAACAGTTACTTCATGGATGTCAAATGCCCGGGCTGTTACgctataaaaactatattttccCACGCTCAGAGGCCAGTAGAATGTGACGGATGTCGTACGATACTTTGCACACCCACGGGTGGGAAGGCAAGGCTAACGGAAGGTTGCTCTTTTAGAAGAAAAGttcaatgttaa